The segment GCGCCTTCGTATGCCCCTGCACCCAGTCGTCCTCTGCTCGGGTGTGCCCTCAGAACACTGTCATCCTGTGCTGGAACTCCAGCACGTCACGCTCGCGCCCGCGCTTCGAACCCCTCAATTGGCAAAGGTATGCACGATCACCCCGAACTATGACAAGTCTGGCTTCCAAGGGGGACAAGGAGCCACGCGACGCGCGGCCCGGAAGGCGCACCGGAGGCGGTGGGCGGCCGGTATCACCTGTGAGCACAGGGGAAGTGGGGGAACCGAAGGCGCCTCCGACCACTCGTTACAGTCAGCAAGCCACGTGTCCTTCGTGTGAACGCTACGGCCGCTCGGCCGGAATATGACCTGTAGTGAGCCCAGACGTGGTGAACTGTCACATTGTGATCCAGGCGGGCAATTCACGACCGACCGCAGGCAACGGGGAGCGCCGACGCGGCGGCTCCGGCGTCGCGCTCCTGCTGGGGCTCGGCGTGGGTGTTCCCGTTCTCCTGCTTGTCCTCACCGGCACACCGGTCGCCGCGGCGGTCGGCGACGAGGGGGCGTTCACCGGCGACTTCGGCGCGGGCAATGTGCTGCGACTGATGGTTCTGGCCGCCTGGCTGGTCTGGATCCACTTCGTGGTGTGCGTCATCGCCGAATGGCGCGCCGAGCGGCGGCAGACCGGGCTGGCCCCGCGGATCCCGTTCGGTGGCGGCAGCCAGGCACTGGCGCGGCGCCTCGTCGACGACACACTGCGGCTCACCTCGCCGCGGACCGGATCGACAGGCCGCCCGGGCCCCCGGCGCCCCGCCCATGCCCCGGTCCGGGGTGGTTCCGGCGGGCCGGCACGCGGCGGCTACCGGGCCGGCGGCTCCGGCCGCGCGACCACCGGCAGCCGCGCGACCACCGGCGCCCGCGGCGGTCGATCATCCGCACGGCCGACGACCGGCACGACGGACACCGGCGCCACCGGAGCCGACAGGACTGGCGCGGCTGACAATGCGGGCGGGACTGTCGGGGCTGGCGGGGCCACGTCACGCGGCGGTTCCGAGCCGGCCACCCGGGCGGGAAGCGCCGGGTCACGCGCCGACCGCGGGTCCCGCGCCGACCGCGTGAGCCGCCCGGAGCGGGCCGCGCTGACCGGGCCGCTGCGCCGGTCGGATCCGGCCGCGATCTCACGGCTGGCCCGCGGGCTCACCGCGCAGCAGCCGAACCCCGCCGGGCCGGGCCGGGCCACGCCGCAGGCGCCCGGCACCGGCACCCGGCCGGCAGCGGACAGCCGAGCAGGTGCCGGTGCCAGGGCCGGTGCCGGTGGCGGTGCCGTTGGCGGTGGTGGCAGCGCCGTCCCAGCCACCCGCGCCGCCGCCGGTCCGACCGGCGGCGGGCCGGAGCAGGACGTCGCCGCGGCAGACCCCGGCCTCACGACCGACCGTTCCGGGCGCTACCGGTGGGATGAACAGGAAGCCGCGCCGCGGGCGCTGACCGCCGGCGAGGAGGCCCCCGCGGATCTCTTCCCGGACGGCATGGACGTCAAGTTCTGCGAGGTCCGCCCGCCGGACGGGCGCCAGTACGACACGCTGTGGGCGATCGCCCGGCGCCTGCTCGGCGACAGCCTGCGCTACCACGAGATCTTCGCGCTCAACGAGGGCCGCGTGCAGCCCGACGGCCAGACCCTCACCAAGCCCTCCCTCATCGCCCCGGGATGGGTGCTCATGCTGCCCCCGGACGCCGAGGGCGAGGAGGTACGGACCCTGCGGGTCCCGCACCGCGAAGCCTCCTGGGTCCAGGAGGTCCACGCCCGCTTCGCCGCCCGAGGCTCCACGGACGGCCGCGGTGGCTCTGGCGGCCCCGACGGCGCCTCGGGCGGCGACGACACCGGCGGGCCGACATCCGCCGGGCCGCCGCGCACCGGTGCGGGCGGCTGGTCCGACGGGCCGGAGGCGGACCAGGGCCCCTCCCCCTACGGAGCGGGCGCCGGCAACTCCGGCGAACGCTCCGGGTGGGGCGGTGATCCGGGCGCGCCCGGCGGGATGGGGCCCGGGCGGCTGGGGAGCGGGCGTGGCATCACCGGCGCGGCCCTGCTCGCGGCCGGCGTGCTCACCGCGCTGACCAGGCGCCGGCCCGGCGGCGCCGGCGCGGACCCGTTCTCCGCCGAGGTCGAACACGCCCTGCGGCTCGCCGCCGACCTGCCCTCGGCCCGTTTCGTCGACCGGTCCCTGCGGCTGCTGTCCGCCGGGCTGACCTCGCGGGGCCGTCCCCTGCCGCCGGTCTACGCCGCGATCCTGACCGACGCCGCGCTCGTCCTGCACATGGCGCCGGCCGTGCCGGAACCGCCGCCCGCCCCCTGGCGGCAGGGCAACAACCCGGGCTCCTGGCGGATCGAACGCAACCCCCAGGCCCCGGACGGGCTGCCCTTCGACGCCAGCGCCAGCCTGTCGGCGGACGTCCCGGCGCCCTACCCGGCGCTGGTCACCCTCGGCCGCGACGCCACCGGCTGCCGCATCCTCGTCGACCTCGAGGGCGCACCCGGGATGATCAGCCTCGTCGGCGACCCGGCCGTCGCCAGCGAGGTGGCCATCTCCGTCGCCGTGGAGCTCGCCACCAACATGTGGTCCGACGACCTACGAGTCTGTCTTGTGGGCTTCGCGGACGACCCCAGCCCGATCGCGCCGGGTCGGCTCCGGACGTCCTCGAGCCTCTCCGACGTCCTCGACGAGCTCGAGGCACGCGCGCCGCGGGACACCGGCTGGGGCAACGAACCGGGTGCGGCGCTGCGCGGCAGGCAGGCCACCCACGTCCAGTCGCTGTGGGCGCCGGACCTCCTGGTGCTGGCCGGGCCGCCCACCCCGGATCACGCCGAACGGCTGGCCCGGCTCTCCGGTGGGCGTGATGAGACGGTGGGCGTGCTCATGGTCGGCGACAGCCCCGCGGCCCGCTGGCGGTTCGCGGTCGGTCCCGACGCGCGGATGTCCCTCGGCGTGCTCGGCGTCGAGGTCAACGCCCAGACCCTGGCCGCCGCGGAGTACTCCGCCGTCCTGGCGATGTTCCGCATCGCGGCCGGTGCGCGCCCCGCGGAGGCTCCACGCCCGTCCTGGGCCAGCCGGCGCCTGCTGACCACAGGTGCGGACACACCCGTCCCCGCCGGCCCGCCCGCTGAGCGGGACGCAGCCGAGGACCGGGAGGACGACGAGATCCGGGGCGGCGGCGAGCCCCGGTACGACGACACGGACCAGTACGACGGCGAGGACCAGTACGACAGCGAGGGTTGGCACGACGGCACCGACCGATACGACGGCACCGACCGGAATGACAGTGCGGACTGGAATGACAGTGCGGACTGGTACGACGGTGCGGACCGGTACGACGACGCCGACCGGTACGACAGCGCC is part of the Parafrankia discariae genome and harbors:
- a CDS encoding BTAD domain-containing putative transcriptional regulator; the protein is MVNCHIVIQAGNSRPTAGNGERRRGGSGVALLLGLGVGVPVLLLVLTGTPVAAAVGDEGAFTGDFGAGNVLRLMVLAAWLVWIHFVVCVIAEWRAERRQTGLAPRIPFGGGSQALARRLVDDTLRLTSPRTGSTGRPGPRRPAHAPVRGGSGGPARGGYRAGGSGRATTGSRATTGARGGRSSARPTTGTTDTGATGADRTGAADNAGGTVGAGGATSRGGSEPATRAGSAGSRADRGSRADRVSRPERAALTGPLRRSDPAAISRLARGLTAQQPNPAGPGRATPQAPGTGTRPAADSRAGAGARAGAGGGAVGGGGSAVPATRAAAGPTGGGPEQDVAAADPGLTTDRSGRYRWDEQEAAPRALTAGEEAPADLFPDGMDVKFCEVRPPDGRQYDTLWAIARRLLGDSLRYHEIFALNEGRVQPDGQTLTKPSLIAPGWVLMLPPDAEGEEVRTLRVPHREASWVQEVHARFAARGSTDGRGGSGGPDGASGGDDTGGPTSAGPPRTGAGGWSDGPEADQGPSPYGAGAGNSGERSGWGGDPGAPGGMGPGRLGSGRGITGAALLAAGVLTALTRRRPGGAGADPFSAEVEHALRLAADLPSARFVDRSLRLLSAGLTSRGRPLPPVYAAILTDAALVLHMAPAVPEPPPAPWRQGNNPGSWRIERNPQAPDGLPFDASASLSADVPAPYPALVTLGRDATGCRILVDLEGAPGMISLVGDPAVASEVAISVAVELATNMWSDDLRVCLVGFADDPSPIAPGRLRTSSSLSDVLDELEARAPRDTGWGNEPGAALRGRQATHVQSLWAPDLLVLAGPPTPDHAERLARLSGGRDETVGVLMVGDSPAARWRFAVGPDARMSLGVLGVEVNAQTLAAAEYSAVLAMFRIAAGARPAEAPRPSWASRRLLTTGADTPVPAGPPAERDAAEDREDDEIRGGGEPRYDDTDQYDGEDQYDSEGWHDGTDRYDGTDRNDSADWNDSADWYDGADRYDDADRYDSAGWDGSQAGQATGGYPPVETPDDDPYRTGPYPVTGGSLDPTERSAGHPADYTDDHPADDYPARYASDGSDGRAPEPVVPTSQYPPPYPEEHRPTAPDGPEGTRPPRGSGSIPGVVPWMPVPQTGPSVIRMPIDGPSGLPPGGPAQVPQPPVPPTPPVAPPPTAAPPGARPRTASPGVPSHGGQDQPSDVPPPYLVPSDQPAIQPTDVPRVPRTLLVRRSHGHDEAQQHSPDQPQPAAHRDEAAAQRWERQPDVPAAAAGGDVQWDRAYPPPPLPPNERDPRQAQPPSHPAQPYPREESPPREKPYPARPYPQEPPSAYPTPPGSPAEPYPAHPASPAHPEPSSPEQGYPAASRAEADAPPAPPHGNAPLVTLPRLDPDPAGATEAEAHVLGTPSVDAPGRPDRNQIDLLTEIVVFLALHRDGAYPEDLSDLLDLPLDPGPDPRSPGGSGPGILAGLVAARTWLGVDASGRPRLQPTSDGRWVLSTDVRCDWELFVAYTHRAARPDDASDPESDLRAALNLVSGPLWSGLPEGRYGWVRSTPVESTMRSAVIDAAHRLAMLTLEAGDTVTAIAACRTGLRAAPTAEALWRDLLRTVAARGDRRTLEAVAGELYRTVSAQPTRRGGAAEPETDALVQQLLPGFRRRHH